Proteins from a genomic interval of Amycolatopsis sp. cg13:
- a CDS encoding alpha/beta fold hydrolase, with protein sequence MTTYVLVPGACHGGWCFDRLTGQLRDRGHRVLPLTLTGLSERQHLLNGGVNLETHIEDVVRAMQAEQVERAVLVGHSYGGMVITGAADRVPELVDSLVYLDAFVPENGDSCWSLTDDRQREWYLSVGETGYAVPPLPFFDPRASAHPLASLLQSIRLDADLSRFRRRDYVYATIWDGGSPFEPTYRRLLDDPQWNVHALDSKHDVMRDAPEELLRILLNTDED encoded by the coding sequence ATGACCACCTACGTCCTCGTCCCCGGCGCCTGCCACGGCGGCTGGTGCTTCGACCGGCTCACCGGCCAGCTGCGCGACCGCGGCCACCGCGTGCTCCCGCTGACGCTCACCGGCCTCAGCGAACGGCAGCACCTGCTGAACGGCGGGGTCAACCTCGAGACCCACATCGAGGACGTCGTCCGCGCGATGCAGGCCGAGCAGGTCGAACGCGCCGTGCTGGTCGGCCACAGCTACGGCGGGATGGTCATCACCGGTGCCGCCGACCGGGTGCCGGAACTGGTCGATTCACTCGTGTACCTCGACGCGTTCGTCCCGGAAAACGGCGACTCCTGCTGGAGTTTGACCGATGACCGGCAGCGCGAGTGGTATCTGAGCGTCGGCGAGACCGGATACGCCGTGCCGCCGCTGCCGTTCTTCGACCCGCGCGCGTCGGCTCATCCGCTGGCGTCACTGCTGCAGTCGATCCGACTGGACGCCGACCTGAGCCGATTCCGCCGCCGGGACTACGTGTACGCGACGATTTGGGACGGCGGGTCGCCATTCGAGCCGACTTATCGGCGGCTTCTCGACGATCCACAGTGGAATGTGCACGCGCTGGACAGCAAGCACGACGTGATGCGTGACGCGCCCGAAGAGCTGCTGCGGATTCTTCTCAATACTGATGAAGATTAG
- a CDS encoding glutathione S-transferase family protein yields the protein MPDQGEFKRDTNYISDRITADGRDGWPVEPGRYRLVIARACPWANRASIVRRLLGLEEVLSMGLCGPTHDERSWTFDLDPGGRDPVLGIQRLQEAFFARYPDYPRGITVPSIVDVPSGQIVTNDFKQMTVDLSLEWGAYHRDGAPELYPQRLRDEIEDVAEKVFRDVNNGVYKAGFATSQEAYEEAYRALFSRLDWLSSRLAGQRYLVGDTITEADVRLFTTLVRFDAVYHGHFKCNRQKLTEMPVLWAYARDLFQTPGFGDTIDFGQIKEHYYVVHRNVNPTGVVPLGPELAGWLTPHGREELGGRPFGDGTPPGEPPVGERVPELGA from the coding sequence ATGCCCGACCAGGGTGAGTTCAAGCGCGACACGAACTACATCTCCGACCGCATCACCGCCGACGGCCGCGACGGCTGGCCGGTGGAGCCGGGCCGCTACCGCCTGGTGATCGCGCGAGCGTGCCCGTGGGCGAACCGCGCGTCGATCGTGCGCAGGCTGCTGGGTCTCGAAGAGGTGCTGTCGATGGGCCTGTGCGGCCCGACGCACGACGAACGCAGCTGGACCTTCGACCTGGACCCCGGCGGCCGCGACCCGGTGCTCGGCATCCAACGGCTGCAGGAGGCGTTTTTCGCGCGGTACCCGGACTATCCGCGCGGGATCACCGTTCCGTCCATTGTGGATGTACCCAGTGGACAGATCGTGACCAACGACTTCAAGCAGATGACTGTTGACCTGTCGTTGGAATGGGGCGCCTACCACCGGGACGGCGCGCCGGAGCTGTACCCGCAGCGGCTGCGTGACGAAATTGAGGACGTCGCGGAGAAGGTGTTCCGGGATGTGAACAACGGCGTGTACAAGGCGGGTTTCGCCACTTCGCAGGAGGCCTACGAAGAGGCGTACCGTGCGCTGTTCTCCCGGCTGGACTGGCTTTCCTCGCGCTTGGCGGGGCAGCGGTATCTGGTGGGGGACACGATCACCGAGGCGGACGTGCGGCTGTTCACGACGCTGGTCCGGTTCGACGCGGTGTACCACGGGCATTTCAAGTGCAACCGGCAGAAGCTCACGGAGATGCCGGTGCTGTGGGCGTACGCGCGGGATCTGTTCCAGACGCCCGGGTTCGGGGACACGATCGATTTCGGGCAGATCAAGGAGCATTACTACGTGGTGCACCGGAATGTGAACCCGACCGGGGTGGTGCCGCTGGGGCCGGAGCTCGCGGGGTGGCTTACGCCGCATGGGCGAGAGGAGCTGGGCGGGAGGCCGTTCGGGGACGGGACGCCGCCTGGGGAGCCGCCGGTGGGGGAACGGGTGCCTGAGTTGGGCGCATGA
- a CDS encoding MarR family winged helix-turn-helix transcriptional regulator translates to MVNRTPLTSEEEAVWRPLMRVVTILPRALEDQFAHDNGVSLTDYTVLVSLSEAPEGRLRLTDLAEATALSLSRISRVVEAMVRRGLVRKVKCPQDRRAAHATLTELGQAKLAAAYPGHLQRVRSFLFDHLSPEEVRAAGPILARLAAALEPSDCSACPDD, encoded by the coding sequence GTGGTGAACAGAACCCCGCTGACCAGTGAAGAAGAAGCAGTGTGGCGTCCGTTGATGCGCGTCGTCACGATCCTGCCGAGGGCTCTCGAGGACCAGTTCGCGCACGACAACGGCGTCTCGCTGACCGATTACACCGTGCTCGTGTCGCTCTCGGAAGCGCCCGAAGGCAGGCTGCGGCTCACCGACTTGGCGGAGGCCACGGCGCTGTCGCTGAGCCGGATCAGCCGGGTCGTGGAGGCGATGGTGCGCCGCGGCCTGGTGCGGAAGGTGAAGTGCCCGCAGGACCGCCGGGCCGCGCACGCGACGCTCACCGAACTCGGGCAGGCCAAGCTCGCCGCCGCGTACCCCGGGCATCTTCAGCGCGTACGGTCGTTCCTGTTCGACCACCTCTCGCCCGAGGAGGTCCGCGCCGCGGGCCCGATCCTCGCCCGGCTGGCTGCCGCGCTGGAGCCGTCGGACTGTTCGGCCTGCCCGGACGACTAG
- a CDS encoding YceI family protein: MTSATTYAHLTGTYTIDGSHSRIGFVARHAMVTKVRGSFNEFEGSFTLDGENPANSSASITIQSKSVDTRNADRDGHLRNNDFLSCDEFPTISFTSTGITQTGEDTFDVTGDLTIKDVTKSVTVPFEFGGSAKDPFGNDRVGFEGSTSINRSDYNVKFNAALETGGVLVSDKITLEFEISAIKNA; the protein is encoded by the coding sequence ATGACCAGCGCGACCACCTACGCCCACCTGACCGGCACCTACACGATCGACGGCTCGCACAGCCGGATCGGCTTCGTCGCCCGCCACGCCATGGTCACCAAGGTCCGCGGCTCCTTCAACGAGTTCGAAGGCTCGTTCACCCTGGACGGCGAGAACCCGGCGAACTCCAGCGCCAGCATCACCATCCAGAGCAAGAGCGTCGACACCCGCAACGCGGACCGCGACGGCCACCTGCGCAACAACGACTTCCTGTCCTGCGACGAGTTCCCGACCATCTCCTTCACCTCCACCGGGATCACCCAGACCGGCGAGGACACCTTCGACGTGACCGGCGACCTGACCATCAAGGACGTCACCAAGTCGGTCACCGTCCCGTTCGAGTTCGGCGGCTCCGCGAAGGACCCGTTCGGCAACGACCGCGTCGGCTTCGAGGGCTCGACCTCGATCAACCGCAGCGACTACAACGTGAAGTTCAACGCCGCGCTCGAGACCGGCGGCGTGCTGGTCTCGGACAAGATCACCCTCGAGTTCGAGATCTCCGCGATCAAGAACGCCTGA
- a CDS encoding pyridoxamine 5'-phosphate oxidase family protein produces MSQGPAPRQLSDEALSALLGQQRFGTLATIKRNGQPHLTTMLYSWDPGTRTVRFSTTADRSKVGHLRRNPRATVHVQGGDVWSFAVAEGQAEVSGVTEVPGDAVGQELLAMLPEAARPEDPAEFLKQQVDERRVVIRLAVERLYGTALNV; encoded by the coding sequence ATGAGTCAAGGACCCGCACCCCGGCAACTGTCTGACGAAGCTCTCTCGGCCCTGCTCGGCCAGCAGCGGTTCGGCACGCTCGCGACGATCAAACGCAATGGTCAGCCGCATCTGACGACCATGCTGTACAGCTGGGATCCCGGCACCCGGACGGTGCGTTTCTCCACGACTGCCGACCGCAGCAAGGTCGGCCACCTGCGTCGCAACCCGCGGGCGACGGTGCACGTTCAGGGCGGCGACGTGTGGTCGTTCGCCGTTGCCGAGGGGCAGGCGGAGGTTTCCGGGGTCACCGAGGTTCCCGGCGACGCGGTGGGTCAGGAGTTGCTCGCGATGCTTCCGGAAGCCGCGCGGCCCGAGGACCCGGCGGAGTTCCTGAAGCAGCAGGTGGACGAGCGGCGAGTCGTGATCCGGCTCGCGGTCGAGCGGCTTTACGGCACCGCGCTCAACGTCTGA
- a CDS encoding TetR/AcrR family transcriptional regulator, which yields MTLTRKGEATRQRIVEGAADVIRERGVLATTLDDVRAQTKTSKSQLFHYFPDGKEELLLAVARWEADRVLEVQQPSLGSLRTWDDFRTWQQVVLGHYTEQGRHCPLNVVMSQIGRNTPGAQAVVTQLMQRWLCELTAGIENLRAAGEVRPGLDPKQAASALLAGVQGGVLMLLTTGEPQHLEAALEVGIAGLRA from the coding sequence ATGACGCTCACGCGCAAGGGCGAAGCCACGCGGCAACGGATCGTGGAGGGCGCGGCCGACGTGATCCGCGAGCGCGGCGTGCTCGCGACGACGCTGGACGACGTCCGCGCGCAGACCAAGACCAGCAAAAGCCAGCTGTTCCACTACTTCCCGGACGGCAAGGAAGAACTGCTGCTGGCCGTCGCGCGCTGGGAGGCCGACCGGGTGCTGGAGGTGCAGCAGCCGTCGCTCGGCTCGCTGCGCACCTGGGACGACTTCCGGACCTGGCAGCAGGTGGTGCTGGGGCACTACACCGAGCAGGGCCGGCACTGTCCGTTGAATGTCGTGATGTCGCAGATCGGCCGCAACACGCCGGGCGCGCAGGCGGTGGTGACGCAGCTGATGCAGCGGTGGCTCTGCGAGCTGACCGCGGGGATTGAGAACCTGCGCGCGGCGGGGGAGGTCCGGCCTGGGCTGGACCCGAAGCAGGCGGCGTCGGCGTTGCTGGCGGGGGTGCAGGGCGGGGTGCTGATGCTGCTGACTACCGGCGAACCGCAGCATCTGGAGGCGGCGCTTGAGGTGGGGATCGCTGGGTTGCGCGCCTGA
- a CDS encoding alpha/beta hydrolase, with protein MITWGDVRRWNPADLASAVDALGARAARLTGANDDADAMTKFGSWQGDSADAATAKGTALTTELRQLTTDVSAVRRGVHDAQLAVERISSAVRELDDFAARNGMRIDDGGGVSGEPERQAEVADRVGQILREATGVDADLTVVFDRAANGESGGSGVVALAMATSSQPKPNGTPAENRAWWDSLSDSAQSSILRDNPDLIRNLDGIPVVDRDAANRVVLQQEIDKRKGDDAQLRGLTAIRDRLAATGDGKPPAFLISLDVSGDGTAVVAAGNPDTAANVATYVPGTGSELAKIGGDLGRSDKMWQSATMAGSPSTSVITWVGYDAPNELVDAASEKYADGGKEQLSKFEDGLRASHEGAPSHNTVLGHSYGTTVIGHAARDGGLNADDLIFVGSPGVGVEHANQLHLDGVPQDQVAQHVHSTVAQHDLIKITNIGLPGHDPLGPSPAGDGFGGQVFESAPGDKGPWYEGGLSGAAHSQYWEDNNPSLRSFGRIIAGLPA; from the coding sequence ATGATCACTTGGGGAGACGTCCGGCGCTGGAATCCCGCCGACCTCGCTTCGGCGGTCGACGCGCTCGGCGCCCGGGCCGCGCGGCTCACCGGCGCGAACGACGACGCCGACGCCATGACGAAGTTCGGCTCCTGGCAAGGCGACTCGGCGGACGCGGCAACGGCCAAAGGTACTGCGCTGACAACGGAATTGCGGCAACTGACCACTGACGTGTCGGCGGTCCGGCGCGGGGTGCACGACGCGCAGCTGGCGGTCGAGCGGATCAGCTCCGCGGTGCGCGAGCTCGACGATTTCGCCGCACGCAACGGAATGCGGATCGACGACGGCGGCGGAGTCAGCGGCGAACCCGAACGACAGGCTGAGGTCGCCGACCGGGTCGGCCAGATTCTCCGGGAGGCCACCGGGGTCGACGCGGATCTGACCGTCGTGTTCGACCGCGCGGCCAACGGGGAAAGCGGCGGATCCGGGGTCGTCGCGCTGGCGATGGCGACCAGCAGCCAGCCGAAGCCGAACGGCACCCCGGCGGAGAACCGTGCGTGGTGGGACAGCCTCTCCGACTCTGCGCAGTCTTCGATCCTGCGCGACAACCCGGACCTGATCCGCAATCTCGACGGCATCCCGGTTGTCGATCGCGACGCGGCGAATCGTGTTGTGCTGCAACAGGAAATCGACAAGCGGAAGGGCGACGACGCTCAATTGCGCGGCCTCACCGCGATCCGCGACCGGCTCGCGGCCACCGGCGACGGCAAACCTCCTGCTTTCCTGATCTCGCTCGACGTGAGCGGCGACGGCACCGCGGTGGTCGCCGCCGGGAATCCGGACACCGCGGCGAATGTCGCGACGTACGTTCCTGGCACCGGCAGCGAGCTGGCCAAGATCGGCGGCGACCTCGGCCGGTCGGACAAGATGTGGCAGTCGGCGACGATGGCGGGCTCGCCGTCGACCTCGGTGATCACCTGGGTCGGTTATGACGCGCCGAATGAGCTTGTGGACGCCGCCAGCGAGAAATACGCCGACGGCGGCAAGGAACAGTTGTCGAAATTCGAGGACGGCCTGCGCGCGTCGCATGAGGGCGCACCGTCGCACAACACCGTGCTCGGCCACAGCTACGGCACGACGGTGATCGGCCACGCGGCTCGCGACGGCGGGCTCAATGCCGACGACCTGATCTTCGTCGGCAGCCCCGGCGTCGGCGTCGAGCACGCGAACCAGTTGCATCTCGACGGTGTGCCGCAGGACCAGGTCGCCCAGCACGTCCACTCGACGGTCGCGCAGCACGACCTCATCAAGATCACCAACATCGGTCTCCCCGGCCACGATCCGCTCGGCCCGAGCCCGGCCGGCGACGGCTTCGGCGGCCAGGTCTTCGAATCGGCTCCGGGCGACAAGGGCCCGTGGTACGAGGGCGGCCTGTCCGGGGCCGCGCACAGCCAATACTGGGAGGACAACAACCCGTCGCTGCGCAGTTTCGGCAGGATCATCGCCGGGTTGCCGGCGTGA
- a CDS encoding sugar porter family MFS transporter, giving the protein MTQTAAARRPIGRTTLYFFGALGGILFGYDLGVISGVLPFIGKLWGLSGWDKGVITASISIGAIVGASFSSRLNERLGRRRTIMVAAVVVIIGTLAATFSPTFALLIISRLVIGVGIGLSSSTVPTYLSELAPARLRGAMGALNQIFIVLGILIAFLVSYGLGTSGNWRLMFAGAIVPAVILLAGLVFLPETPRWLVANGQEEQARAVLLSSHGGGVNVDEEIGTIREVIRLDSESAKTRFRDLLTPTVRPMLVVALLLAMGQQFSGVNAVNAYFPTMLIGLGFATQAALLSGVLLGVTKFLFTAWVVFVVDRWGRKPLLLIGNVLMVITLVAAGFIVLEVHDTATKGILMLVAMVLYLVGYELGWGAVVWVMMAEVFPLKVRAAGMGVSSVVLWAATGVISAVFPIISDPGALGLGGSMFLFAGINVVLFFLTKWLVPETKGRTLEEIELDLRGRTHSKARA; this is encoded by the coding sequence ATGACACAGACAGCCGCGGCGCGGCGGCCCATCGGCAGAACGACGCTGTACTTCTTCGGTGCCCTCGGCGGCATCCTGTTCGGTTACGACCTCGGCGTGATTTCCGGGGTGTTGCCGTTCATCGGGAAACTCTGGGGCCTGTCCGGTTGGGACAAGGGCGTCATCACCGCGAGCATTTCGATCGGCGCGATCGTCGGCGCGAGTTTCTCCTCGCGACTCAACGAGCGGCTCGGCCGCCGCCGGACGATCATGGTCGCCGCGGTCGTCGTCATCATCGGCACGCTCGCGGCCACTTTCTCGCCGACATTCGCGTTGCTGATCATTTCCCGGCTCGTGATCGGCGTCGGCATCGGCCTGTCGTCCTCGACGGTCCCGACGTACCTGTCGGAACTCGCTCCGGCGCGGCTGCGCGGGGCGATGGGCGCGCTGAACCAGATCTTCATCGTGCTCGGCATCCTGATCGCGTTCCTGGTCAGCTACGGGCTCGGCACGTCGGGCAACTGGCGGCTGATGTTCGCCGGAGCGATCGTGCCCGCGGTGATCCTGCTGGCGGGCCTGGTGTTCCTGCCCGAAACCCCGCGCTGGCTCGTCGCGAACGGCCAGGAGGAACAGGCCCGCGCGGTCCTGCTCAGCTCGCACGGCGGCGGCGTGAACGTCGACGAGGAAATCGGCACGATCCGCGAGGTCATCCGGCTCGACTCGGAATCGGCGAAGACCCGCTTCCGCGACCTGCTGACGCCGACCGTGCGGCCGATGCTCGTGGTCGCTCTGCTGCTCGCGATGGGCCAGCAGTTCAGCGGCGTGAACGCGGTGAACGCGTACTTCCCGACGATGCTGATCGGCCTCGGCTTCGCGACTCAGGCGGCGTTGCTGTCCGGCGTGCTGCTGGGCGTCACCAAGTTCCTGTTCACCGCGTGGGTCGTGTTCGTGGTCGACCGGTGGGGCCGCAAGCCGCTGCTGCTGATCGGCAACGTGCTGATGGTCATCACCCTGGTCGCGGCCGGGTTCATCGTGCTGGAGGTCCACGACACGGCGACCAAGGGCATCCTGATGCTGGTCGCGATGGTGCTTTACCTGGTCGGCTACGAACTGGGCTGGGGCGCGGTCGTCTGGGTGATGATGGCCGAGGTGTTCCCGCTGAAGGTCCGCGCGGCGGGCATGGGCGTGAGCAGCGTCGTGCTGTGGGCCGCGACCGGCGTCATCAGCGCCGTGTTCCCGATCATCTCCGACCCCGGCGCACTCGGCCTAGGCGGGTCGATGTTCCTGTTCGCGGGCATCAACGTGGTCCTGTTCTTCCTCACGAAGTGGCTCGTCCCGGAAACCAAGGGCCGCACGCTGGAGGAAATCGAACTCGACCTGCGCGGGCGGACGCATTCCAAGGCACGCGCCTGA
- a CDS encoding ABC transporter permease: MTTATGAPARVSWPTHTAVLTRRILVHWKQRPFSIAVTLLFPVLIVVMFGQLFGGAMAIRDGAYIDFLIPGMLAMTMLFGLESTVLAVTSDAAKGVTERIRAMPVSGLAVLTGRCLADLISAVAGLVVMMGAGLALGWRPQQMSVLGAVALLLWLRFAFVWVGIYLGLLLKTPESAVSVQVLVWPVGFLSGVFVSPDTMPAWLSAVATWNPLTATASAVRELAGNPAWAANGWAAEHSVLLATAWPAVLTLIFLPLATRRYRMLGR; encoded by the coding sequence ATGACCACCGCCACAGGGGCACCCGCGCGCGTGTCCTGGCCGACGCATACCGCCGTCCTGACTCGCCGCATCCTGGTGCACTGGAAGCAACGTCCGTTCTCGATCGCGGTCACGCTGCTGTTCCCGGTCCTGATCGTGGTGATGTTCGGTCAGCTTTTCGGTGGCGCGATGGCCATCCGGGACGGCGCGTACATCGACTTCCTCATCCCCGGCATGCTCGCGATGACCATGCTGTTCGGGCTCGAATCCACTGTCCTCGCAGTGACTTCCGACGCGGCGAAGGGCGTCACCGAACGGATCCGCGCGATGCCGGTCAGCGGGCTCGCCGTGCTGACCGGACGTTGTCTCGCCGACCTGATCAGCGCGGTCGCCGGGCTCGTCGTGATGATGGGGGCCGGGCTGGCGCTGGGGTGGCGTCCGCAGCAGATGTCTGTGCTGGGTGCGGTCGCATTGTTGTTGTGGTTGCGCTTCGCCTTTGTCTGGGTCGGGATTTACCTTGGGCTGCTGCTGAAAACCCCGGAATCGGCGGTTTCGGTGCAGGTACTGGTGTGGCCGGTCGGATTCCTGTCCGGAGTTTTCGTTTCCCCGGACACCATGCCTGCCTGGCTGAGCGCGGTCGCGACCTGGAATCCGCTCACCGCAACGGCTTCCGCGGTGCGTGAGCTGGCGGGTAACCCGGCGTGGGCCGCGAATGGCTGGGCGGCGGAGCATTCCGTGCTGCTCGCGACGGCGTGGCCCGCGGTGCTGACGCTGATCTTCCTGCCGCTCGCCACCCGGCGGTACCGGATGCTCGGGCGCTGA
- a CDS encoding ABC transporter ATP-binding protein, with amino-acid sequence MAYGEGGLLARGVQKRYGERAALDGFDLRVEPGTVCGLLGPNGAGKTTAVRILTTLLRPDAGEVRVAGFDAVADPDEVRRRIGLVGQNASVDEILTGRQNLELFARLGGLPSRAARARATELLERFGLSEAAGRSVSGYSGGMRRKLDLAAGLLLNPQVLFLDEPTTGLDPAARIDVWADVRALAGTGTTVLLTTQYLEEADQLADRIAVLDAGRVVAAGTPDELKAKVGPDRVETVVRKPTLDEVFLHLTGHARPPEEGEQAGSRKASPAVSEEVR; translated from the coding sequence ATGGCATACGGAGAAGGCGGGCTGCTGGCGCGCGGGGTGCAGAAGCGGTACGGCGAGAGGGCGGCGTTGGACGGGTTTGACCTGCGGGTGGAGCCGGGCACGGTGTGCGGCCTGCTCGGTCCCAACGGTGCGGGCAAGACGACGGCGGTCCGCATTCTGACGACGTTGCTGCGGCCGGACGCTGGCGAAGTGCGGGTCGCGGGGTTCGACGCGGTTGCCGATCCGGACGAGGTGCGGCGGCGGATCGGGCTGGTCGGGCAGAACGCTTCGGTGGACGAGATTCTGACCGGCAGACAGAACCTCGAACTGTTCGCCCGCCTCGGCGGGTTGCCGTCGCGGGCGGCTCGGGCGCGGGCGACGGAACTGCTGGAGCGGTTCGGGCTCAGCGAAGCGGCGGGGCGGTCTGTCTCCGGTTACTCCGGCGGTATGCGGCGCAAGCTGGATCTCGCCGCTGGGCTTCTGCTGAACCCGCAGGTGCTCTTCCTCGACGAGCCCACGACCGGACTCGATCCGGCCGCTCGCATCGACGTCTGGGCGGATGTTCGCGCGCTTGCCGGTACTGGCACGACGGTGCTGCTGACCACGCAGTACCTGGAGGAGGCCGATCAGCTCGCCGACCGGATCGCGGTGCTCGACGCGGGACGGGTCGTCGCCGCGGGCACGCCGGACGAGCTGAAGGCGAAGGTCGGGCCGGACCGGGTCGAGACGGTCGTCCGCAAGCCGACGCTCGACGAGGTTTTCCTGCACCTGACCGGCCACGCTCGCCCGCCCGAGGAGGGGGAGCAGGCGGGTTCCCGGAAAGCCTCGCCCGCCGTCTCCGAGGAGGTTCGATGA
- a CDS encoding TetR/AcrR family transcriptional regulator: protein MTTDGTNGDPAATIALLWGTRQLPKRGPKHGLTPARIVDAAVEVADTEQDLATLSMRRVAESLGVGTMSLYTYVASRAELVEAMVDAVYGEAVAELSEIDADDWRDGLRRVAAVNWAMYLRHPWLLQVFSGRPTLGPNAIAKYDLELAVVDGIGLADLEMDSTITLVTTHVEGLARRKVEAARVVRQTGMTDQQWWAATAPALAEVYEPRRFPVADRVGTAAGQTHQAPYSVDHEYAFGLDRLIEGIAALVNRSAG, encoded by the coding sequence GTGACGACTGACGGCACCAACGGCGACCCCGCCGCGACGATCGCGCTGCTGTGGGGCACCCGCCAGCTGCCGAAGCGCGGCCCGAAACACGGCCTGACCCCCGCGCGAATCGTCGACGCGGCGGTCGAGGTCGCCGACACCGAACAGGATCTGGCGACGCTGTCGATGCGCCGGGTGGCTGAATCGCTGGGCGTCGGGACGATGTCGCTGTACACCTACGTCGCGTCGCGCGCGGAACTGGTCGAAGCGATGGTCGACGCGGTCTACGGCGAAGCGGTAGCTGAACTGTCCGAAATAGACGCCGACGACTGGCGCGACGGTCTCCGCCGCGTCGCCGCCGTCAACTGGGCGATGTACCTGCGGCATCCGTGGCTGCTGCAGGTCTTCTCCGGCCGTCCGACGCTGGGCCCCAACGCGATCGCGAAGTACGACTTGGAACTGGCCGTCGTCGACGGCATCGGCCTGGCGGACCTCGAAATGGACTCGACGATCACCCTGGTCACCACGCACGTCGAAGGTTTGGCGCGCCGCAAGGTCGAGGCCGCACGGGTCGTGCGGCAAACCGGAATGACCGACCAGCAATGGTGGGCCGCGACCGCACCCGCCCTTGCCGAGGTATACGAACCGCGACGCTTCCCAGTCGCGGACCGGGTCGGCACCGCTGCCGGGCAGACCCATCAGGCTCCTTACAGCGTCGACCACGAATACGCGTTCGGCCTGGACCGCTTGATCGAAGGCATTGCCGCGCTGGTCAACCGATCTGCTGGATAA
- a CDS encoding DMT family transporter, with the protein MRDLPAPALMLGSVLSVQFGQAVGKQLSGEVGASGVVALRLGLAAVVLLALYRPSVPRGWAERGVILGFGTAIAGMNLIYPALTLLPLGLASALQLLGPISLALLTSRRLRDVACAVLAGAGVWLFYAPRDVGFPLAGVALALASGACMAAYFLLSKRAGARSAGGGPLALALAWAAVLSVPLGVIDQGARLVTPRVLLVGLAVAALSAVVPYSLELAALRRLPARTVGVLASLEPASAGLAGVLVLGEHLRAVQWVALVCVGLASAGAVVGRKEKPVIQQIG; encoded by the coding sequence ATGAGGGATTTACCTGCTCCGGCGCTGATGCTGGGGAGCGTGCTGAGCGTCCAATTTGGACAAGCGGTGGGGAAGCAGCTCTCCGGAGAGGTCGGGGCGTCTGGTGTCGTGGCTCTCAGGCTTGGGCTGGCTGCGGTGGTTTTGCTGGCTCTGTATCGGCCGTCGGTACCGCGCGGTTGGGCGGAAAGAGGGGTGATTCTCGGCTTCGGTACGGCTATCGCCGGGATGAATTTGATCTACCCCGCGTTGACACTCCTGCCACTGGGGCTGGCGAGTGCGCTGCAGTTGTTGGGCCCGATTTCCTTGGCGTTGCTCACTTCGAGGCGGCTGCGTGACGTTGCTTGCGCGGTCTTGGCCGGAGCCGGGGTGTGGTTGTTTTACGCCCCGCGCGACGTCGGTTTTCCGCTCGCGGGTGTGGCGCTCGCGTTGGCGTCGGGAGCTTGCATGGCTGCCTACTTCCTGCTCAGCAAACGCGCCGGGGCCAGGAGCGCGGGCGGGGGTCCGCTGGCGCTGGCGTTGGCTTGGGCTGCCGTTCTTTCGGTGCCGCTCGGGGTAATTGACCAAGGTGCCCGGCTGGTGACGCCGAGGGTGTTGCTCGTCGGACTGGCGGTGGCCGCGTTATCGGCGGTGGTGCCGTATTCGCTGGAGCTGGCGGCGTTGCGACGGTTGCCTGCCCGGACGGTCGGGGTGCTCGCCAGTCTTGAGCCGGCCAGTGCGGGGCTGGCTGGGGTGTTGGTGCTCGGCGAGCATTTGCGCGCGGTGCAGTGGGTGGCGCTGGTGTGCGTGGGCCTCGCTAGCGCGGGAGCGGTGGTCGGGCGGAAGGAAAAGCCAGTTATCCAGCAGATCGGTTGA